The genomic window TGAGGAATAATTTGTTGAATGGTACGAATAATCTTAACTGTACTGCGCTACCTCACCTTCATTTCCTTGATCTCGGTAACAACCAATTGGAAGCTTCAATTCTTGACCAGCTCTCCTTTTGTAGAGAACTGAAGAGTTTAAACTTGGATGGGAATAGGCTTGGTGGTCAAATCCCTGAGAGCTTCAAGAACCTTCAATCCCTTGTCTATTTATCAGTGTCCAAGAGCAccctaaaaaatatttcaaagacaTTACAGATTCTACAGCAGTGTCAAAGCCTGACCATGTTACTTCTTGGTGCAAACTTCAAGAGTGAAGAAATACCTCATGATGGTATATGGGGATTCAGGAGACCGAAGCTTCTCTCTATTCCCGACTCTGCTCTCTCTGGTGCAATTCCATTGTGGTTGAAGGCATGTGGGAAATTAGAAGTGCTAGACTTGTCAAGAAACCATCTAACTGGGATCATTGCACCCTGGATTGGTAGCTTTAATAATCTCTTTTACTTGGATCTGCCGAACAATTCGCTTACTGGAGAAATTTCCAAGAACTTGGTCCAGTTAATCAAACTAATAGTTTTTGATCCACTTATCAAGCCCAACCAGCAACTTGAAACATTGACATATGAGCTACTCCATGCCTTACCTGAATCAATCGATTTAAGTAACAATAGACTATCTGGCCAGGTCTGGCCAGAGTTTGGAAACTTTGCAAGGCTTCAGATACTGGATTTGAGCTGGAATAATATCACAGGAACTATTCCTACGAACTCATCGTTGATGCTAAGCCTAGAGATCCTGGATTTATCACATAATGATCTTTCTGGGAGTATACCAATCACTCTCACCAACTTAAGCTTTTTGTCTCAATTCAGTGCTGCATACAACCAATTGAGTGGGGTCATTCCAAAGGGAGGCCAGTTCTCAACCGTCACAGAAGCAAATTTTGAAGGTAACTTGGGAATCTGTGGTGAATTTGTTCTTCCTTGTGGTAAACCAACACACTATTCCTCCCATTGCTACCCCAAGCAATGAAGACGAGGAAGAAACGAGTATTATGGGATTGCCATTCGGAGTTGGTTTTGTGCCTAGTTTTCTTGTTACTGTCTTGCTCTGCTGTCTATCTGAAAACTTTGTTCTGTGGAGGCAAGGGCAAGGACCTAAAGATGCTTGGAGAAATCAGTGCACAAGACATATTGAAATTTCTCAGCATGCCAATCATTGCTCTGATTTTGCTCAAATGTGGTGtaatttttatctttatatttttccaaaaaaaagaaaaagaaatacttTCAATAGGTTCACATCATTTAGCTAATGCATGTCTAGGTGCCTGGCTCCCTCTTGTTTTTGTAAAATGATTATGAGAAAATTATCAAAGCATATAGTGTATGAACAAATGGAGTCTGCTGCCCACAAGATATTAAATCTAGTTCATTATTTTAAAGCATTCTCCGAGTCAATTCCGAGGGCCTTCATAGACATTTTATTTTCCGATCACTTTAGACGTATTCATACTGGAATTGTGCAAGATCACGTGCTTTAgtgaaaggaggaagagagagagaaggtagcCATTGAAGAAGCTTATTCTCCATATCCCAAAACTTTGAATAGATGGTATAGAGCTTCAATACACCTAGGCAAGACTTGCCACCCTCCCTCTTCACTTCTGAATGTACTTCTGATCTTCTAATTTCACTATTATTAATCTTAAACATTGCTGCACCCATTTCTTAGCCATATTAATGATCTATAATCTGATCtacttttttctaccaaaaatttTGAGATTCTTTCTAACCATGCGCCAATATATACCCACCACCACCATATCCTTATCATCACAACAATTATGTTCAATCTAGTTTTGATACCAGTGTCCAAATGTTATAAATAcctttaagggagcattaaataTACAATTGGTGACCAAAGTTTCTTGGCATTTCATCAATTCAAAACAAGATTTTGATCGTTTTTTCATGATTGGCACAAAGTACTAACTTTAAAAACAATCCAATTCCTTTTCTTTAAATAATCATCACTTAGTACTTGGCTACCTTTCAATCCAATATGGTTATCTTCTCTGGACTGAGGCAATTCCAAATTGCTGCCACATAAGGAGCTACAGATCTACGTTGATAAATG from Elaeis guineensis isolate ETL-2024a chromosome 4, EG11, whole genome shotgun sequence includes these protein-coding regions:
- the LOC105036037 gene encoding phytosulfokine receptor 1-like; amino-acid sequence: MNLRGIVSKSLGNLDQLRFLNISTNYLSGSLPQELFALQHLEVLDLSNSQLSGLVPEVINLPSIQVLNLANNALEGRQPILSKSRNLPEFIIRYNQFSSTVDAGICNNSPQTRVIDLSSNRFLGNLPIGLGNCQSLKYLFLDSNNLSGSLPDDLFKLSSLKLLDIHGNRFSGKLDKRMGNLSGLIYLAVSYNRFSGTIPDVLGGFANLQNFSAQGNDLEGQLLNSLSSCSTLEHLDLRNNLLNGTNNLNCTALPHLHFLDLGNNQLEASILDQLSFCRELKSLNLDGNRLGGQIPESFKNLQSLVYLSVSKSTLKNISKTLQILQQCQSLTMLLLGANFKSEEIPHDGIWGFRRPKLLSIPDSALSGAIPLWLKACGKLEVLDLSRNHLTGIIAPWIGSFNNLFYLDLPNNSLTGEISKNLVQLIKLIVFDPLIKPNQQLETLTYELLHALPESIDLSNNRLSGQVWPEFGNFARLQILDLSWNNITGTIPTNSSLMLSLEILDLSHNDLSGSIPITLTNLSFLSQFSAAYNQLSGVIPKGGQFSTVTEANFEGNLGICGEFVLPCGKPTHYSSHCYPKQ